One bacterium genomic window, AGGATCGTGATCAGCAGTCGCGTTATCGGCATCGGCCGCATCTCCTCGCACACATTTCCTCTGATGTAATGCCCCACGGAGGGCGCGCCCAGGCTTCCCGCGCGAGCAGGTTGCAATTGTGAAGGGACAGGAAATCGGGCCGCAGAATCGGGAGGCCGCGTTTCTCAACGTACACCGATCGGAAGGGAGCCGAGCGATGGAGGTCTTCGAGGCCGCGCGTACCGTGCTGGCCGTACGCACCTATTAGGAGAAACCTGTGCCGCCAAACGTCGTCCGCCGGATCGTTGAGGCCGGACGGCTGACGGGGAGCAGCATGAACGGTCAGCCCTGGCAGTTCATTGTCGTGGAGGATCCCGATACCCTACGCCGGTTGGGCCGATTGGCGCGGTCGGGGCCGTATGTCGGCGGGGCAGCCCTGGCGGTGGTCGTGGCGATCGAGAAGACGAGATTCGCGGTCTCCGATGCGAGCCGCGCGATCCAATCGATGATCTTGACGGCGTGGGCGGACGGGGTCGGCTCGAACTGGGTGGGGTTCCTGGGAATGTCGGAGGTCAAATCGCTCT contains:
- a CDS encoding nitroreductase family protein; this translates as MPPNVVRRIVEAGRLTGSSMNGQPWQFIVVEDPDTLRRLGRLARSGPYVGGAALAVVVAIEKTRFAVSDASRAIQSMILTAWADGVGSNWVGFLGMSEVKSLLAIPEDLDALAILPFGYPAKAHGRGKKQRKALAEVAHRGRFGRPFD